The following DNA comes from Triticum aestivum cultivar Chinese Spring chromosome 3D, IWGSC CS RefSeq v2.1, whole genome shotgun sequence.
GCACCAGAACACGAAGCACGAGAGACCTTTAACCGACTCCACCCCTTTCGACAAATCTCCATACTTCCCCTCCAACCTCTCCCCTATCCTGCATCACCCAATTCAGCGCCCAATTAGTAATCATATACACAATATCAGCATCAATATATCATATTATATATCAATGAATTCTCAGTGCAATGTAGTATTTGTTTGTAAGTAGTAGTTAGTTAGATAACATACTTCTTTACGGAGTCAACGATTTCCCCGGCCATCTTTGCCTCTAATCTGGCTTCTGCCACCCCAGCCTCCAGCCGCTTCACATCCCTGCATCATCAAAATCCAAAATCAAATATATCATTCGCATTCTTCACCACAGATTGAAGAGAGCGAGATAGTTGCTTGGAGGTCGATCGGCCATGGTTCCATGCATGACAAATTAACCAAGTGCTGTTATAAAACTAGCCATGTAGTATATATGTACACTTACGCGCGGTAAGAGTGGATGGTAGCATTAGACGACTGGACCTGTGCCTTGACTAGATCCATGGAGCTCATCGCGCTCCTGTTGTCGGCCTCGGCCTTGAGCCTGTTGGCCTCCACCATCTTCTGCAGACCCTTCAGCTCCCTGCGCCCATCCATCCAAACAATCAATCAATCATCTTGATTATGCATGTAAGATGGTAAGGATGTAGCATGATTGCATGTACATACGCGGAGAAGGTTTTGTGGGCGCGGCGCTCCTCGTACGCCGCGAGGTCGTCCAGGAGCTGGCGGGCGGCCGCGACGACCTCAGCCGTCTTGTGCTCCCTGCCATGGCCGTCCCCGTTGAGCAGCTCGATCAGCAGtgcgttcttcttcttctccagcaAGCTCCGGCGCTCGTTGAGCAGCTGCTTGGCGAGCTGGTCGGCCGTGGGGCCGTTGGTGGGGGCGGGGGCGCTGGCGCCGAGCAGGGAGAGGAGGTTGCTGACGCTCTTGACCTCCTCCCCGTGGTCGCCGTCGCCGCTGCTCCTCGGGGTGTCGTTCATCAGCGCCACGGCAAGCTgcttcttcgtcctcatcttctcctcctcatcctAGTTAGCGAATTAGGACAAATCACAATTAATCCAGCGTATGATCTTATAATAATTAATAAAGAAAAAAATGGTAGTACGACGATGTTTCAGTGGAATTAATATTGATCTTGCGATCTGCTTGGTGACCAGATCAGATCTGATTAGACGTTACTAGTAGCTAGTTAAGTTGCTCAAAGTAAAAGCCAATCAGGTCATGTAAAATTTCTCAAAAAAAATTAGATCATGTAAAATAAGCTTCGCTTGGAGAAGCAATCAGATCAGATCAGATGCTGCAGTAGTAAGCGATGCAACATTCATATGATCAAATTAAGGAATTATCAGAGAGAAGAGATCATGCTAAATTGACCATCATTACAGGCGGAAGTAAGTAGATTAAGCTAACCAGTCAAGCAGCAAACTGATCATCATATTGATCCACAGATCGGAGCAAGAGGTGCATGAACGAAGTGAATATCAGAGAGAGGAGATCATCGATCATGCTACCTAATCGCACACGTGAAAGTAAGCAGATTAAGCTTAGACAATCAAGCACCAAAACCGGTCAAGACTGATTGGCAGATCGGAGCAAGAAAGATGGAAACTGATCAGACCTTAAGCTGGCTGGCGTACTTGTCGTACGACGAGAGGCGGGACCCGGTGGCGGGGCCAACCACTGCCGGCCGGTGCAGGGGCGCGCGCGGCGCGGAGGAGTGGTAGTTCCTTTGCATGAGGCCGAGGAGGCGTGGCGCCGCCATGACGGCCGCCCGGCACGCcaggtccgccgccgcctgggaCGACGCGCCCATGAGGGCGCCGCCGGCCGCCTGCTGCAAGATCGCTGCCGCCATCTCGTCGATGATCAGCTCTAGTTTTCGCTTGACCTACGTGCGTGCGTATAATTGGTTACGTCGGAGGCGTAGGATCATGGAGACATATATATGGCCGGGGGATGGTGCGAGCTCGAACGTATCGTACGTGCAAATGTCTCTAGCCAGAGATTTTAAAAGAAAATGGGCCGGTATATCTGTTGATTCTTCCATGCATGCGCGTCTTGCAGGACAAGAAAAGGTCGCGCGGTTGCACGTACTTTTTTTTTTAGAATCGGTTGCACGTACGTAGGTTAGCAAAATAACTGTCGTGTCGATCATGGTCCAAATTAACCCCTCCTCCTTGACTTACAGCCCAAGATGAAGCGAGATTGCGATCGATCGTGCGTACATATATTGGTCACTTCATGTGGCCGTGTGCATCATCCAGATACTAGACATTCTTTTTCCCCCCTTTTTTGAAaacaaacttattggaaattaAAATTCTACGTGCCAACTTCATATACGCAAAATTTCTGCGAGACATATTATTATGTGTAACAGGCGAAACAAGAACATGCCAGCAAGTCCATGGAAAGTGCGTCAACAAATCCGTCGCTGGTGTAGGCGTCGTCTGCTGTTCTTCTCCTGCTCGTCTGCTGGGCCTTGTAGTCCATGGAAAGTGCGTGTGTAAAAGGCATGTGTGGTAACTAGATTGGGTGGTGATCTTGGCTACGGTCTCACCGTAGTTGTCCAGCACGCTACGGTGTGGTGCTGGTTTGTTTGTCCTGACGCGGATCTCTGTTGTGTGAGGTTCTGTGATTGGTTTTCCGTCTCTTGCTTTGTCAAGATTTTTGACTTTACTACATGAAGTTCAACAGCTTTCGGCGGCGCATGTCGAGTGGAAGCTGAAGGATCGCCGGGAGCAATGAAAACCTTAGCGTGGAATTGCCGTGGAATGCTTTCGCCCACAGCAATTCAAGAGCTCTTGGATCTCCAAGGGCAGCTGAAAGCGGATGTGGTATTTCTGTCGGAATCACATCTGAGCAAAGATAAGGCAGAAGTTTTGAGAGTTAAGTTAGGC
Coding sequences within:
- the LOC123074015 gene encoding uncharacterized protein, with product MAAAILQQAAGGALMGASSQAAADLACRAAVMAAPRLLGLMQRNYHSSAPRAPLHRPAVVGPATGSRLSSYDKYASQLKDEEEKMRTKKQLAVALMNDTPRSSGDGDHGEEVKSVSNLLSLLGASAPAPTNGPTADQLAKQLLNERRSLLEKKKNALLIELLNGDGHGREHKTAEVVAAARQLLDDLAAYEERRAHKTFSAELKGLQKMVEANRLKAEADNRSAMSSMDLVKAQVQSSNATIHSYRADVKRLEAGVAEARLEAKMAGEIVDSVKKIGERLEGKYGDLSKGVESVKGLSCFVFWCGALSGLSYYMNYYL